In the Neofelis nebulosa isolate mNeoNeb1 chromosome 11, mNeoNeb1.pri, whole genome shotgun sequence genome, one interval contains:
- the LOC131490495 gene encoding coiled-coil domain-containing protein 74B-like: protein MSAGVAAAGQRPPSSGLPGSRGTSRLRPPAILQPAQHSTQVGLIEAQKRVVDLEKSLQFLQQQHSETLVKLHEEIEHLKRENKDLHYKLIMNQKPKKANSQGKARPRPSFSKKQDSKTDIPPKTDLEEKTPAAALFHKSKRDNAPGVQGQAKDEEVETSSSAAPWVAGSQHKGKQPPVMNLPLHLRKPTTLQQCKVVIRQLWNANLLQAQELQHLKALLEGNRRRPKAASEEAGPSSPKDQEALHQGAMQLPKVPTKGIPKKCLILSPMPVAERPILPALKQTLKSNFAERQKRLQVVQRRRLHRSVL, encoded by the exons ATGAGCGCGGGGGTGGCGGCGGCCGGGCAGCGGCCCCCCAGCTCGGGGCTCCCGGGCTCCCGGGGCACGTCGCGCCTGCGCCCGCCCGCCATCCTCCAGCCCGCGCAGCACAGCACGCAGGTTGGGCTCATCGAGGCGCAGAAGCGGGTCGTGGACCTGGAGAAGAGCCTGCAGTTCCTGCAGCAGCAGCACTCGGAGACACTGGTCAAGCTCCACGAGGAGATCGAGCACCTCAAGCGGGAGAACAAGG ATCTCCATTACAAGCTAATAATGAATCAAAAGCCAAAGAAAG CCAACTCTCAAGGAAAGGCCAGGCCCCGGCCCAGCTTCTCCAAGAAGCAAGACTCAAAAACTGACATTCCTCCGAAGACGGACCTGGAAGAGAAGACCCCAGCTGCTGCCCTGTTTCACAAGAGCAAGCGGGACAACGCTCCAGGGGTGCAGGGGCAGGCCAA AGATGAAGAAGTGGAGACGTCCAGTTCAGCAGCCCCCTGGGTGGCAGGCAGCCAGCACAAGGGCAAGCAGCCCCCCGTGATGAATCTGCCCCTGCACTTGCGCAAGCCCACCACGCTTCAGCAGTGCAAAGTGGTCATCCGCCAGCTGTGGAACGCCAACCTCCTGCAGGCCCAAGAG CTGCAGCACCTCAAGGCCCTCCTGGAAGGGAACCGGAGGAGGCCCAAGGCTGCATCTGAGGAGGCCGGCCCCAGCTCTCCCAA GGACCAGGAGGCCCTTCACCAGGGAGCCATGCAGCTCCCCAAGGTCCCCACCAAGGGCATCCCCAAGAAATG CCTGATTCTGAGCCCTATGCCCGTGGCAGAGCGCCCCATCCTGCCCGCGCTGAAGCAGACCTTGAAGAGTAACTTTGCTGAGCGGCAGAAAAGGCTGCAGGTGGTGCAGCGCCGGCGGCTGCACCGCTCTGTCCTTTGA
- the LOC131490496 gene encoding mediator of RNA polymerase II transcription subunit 15-like isoform X2 encodes MAVPTPPPPPVPPTKQQYLCQPLLDAVLANIRSPVFNHSLYRTFVPAMTAIHGPPITAPVVCTRKRRFEDDERQSIPNVLQGEVARLDPKFLVNLDPSHCSNNGTVHLICKLDANPFLQSVHRCMTSRLLQLPDKHSVTALLNTWAQSIHQACLSAA; translated from the exons ATGGCAGTG CCCACGCCCCCACCACCCCCGGTGCCACCAACCAAGCAGCAGTACCTGTGCCAGCCACTCCTGGATGCCGTCCTGGCCAATATCCGCTCACCTGTCTTCAACCATTCCCTGTACCGTACATTCGTGCCAGCCATGACGGCCATCCACGGCCCACCCATTAC GGCCCCGGTGGTATGCACTCGGAAGCGTAGGTTTGAAGACGATGAACGGCAGAGCATTCCTAACGTGCTCCAGGGGGAGGTGGCCAGATTAGACCCTAAGTTCTTGGTGAACTTGGACCCATCTCACTGCAGTAACAACGGCACCGTCCACCTGATATGCAAGTTGG ACGCCAACCCCTTCCTGCAGTCAGTGCACCGGTGCATGACCTCGAGGCTGCTGCAGCTCCCGGACAAGCACTCGGTCACAGCCCTGCTCAACACCTGGGCGCAGAGCATCCACCAGGCCTGCCTCTCCGCCGCCTAG
- the LOC131490496 gene encoding mediator of RNA polymerase II transcription subunit 15-like isoform X1 yields MAVPTPPPPPVPPTKQQYLCQPLLDAVLANIRSPVFNHSLYRTFVPAMTAIHGPPITAPVVCTRKRRFEDDERQSIPNVLQGEVARLDPKFLVNLDPSHCSNNGTVHLICKLDDKDLPSVPPLELSVPADYPAQSPLWIDRQWQYDANPFLQSVHRCMTSRLLQLPDKHSVTALLNTWAQSIHQACLSAA; encoded by the exons ATGGCAGTG CCCACGCCCCCACCACCCCCGGTGCCACCAACCAAGCAGCAGTACCTGTGCCAGCCACTCCTGGATGCCGTCCTGGCCAATATCCGCTCACCTGTCTTCAACCATTCCCTGTACCGTACATTCGTGCCAGCCATGACGGCCATCCACGGCCCACCCATTAC GGCCCCGGTGGTATGCACTCGGAAGCGTAGGTTTGAAGACGATGAACGGCAGAGCATTCCTAACGTGCTCCAGGGGGAGGTGGCCAGATTAGACCCTAAGTTCTTGGTGAACTTGGACCCATCTCACTGCAGTAACAACGGCACCGTCCACCTGATATGCAAGTTGG ATGACAAGGATCTCCCAAGCGTGCCGCCGCTGGAGCTCAGTGTGCCTGCCGACTACCCCGCCCAGAGCCCACTGTGGATTGACAGGCAGTGGCAGTACG ACGCCAACCCCTTCCTGCAGTCAGTGCACCGGTGCATGACCTCGAGGCTGCTGCAGCTCCCGGACAAGCACTCGGTCACAGCCCTGCTCAACACCTGGGCGCAGAGCATCCACCAGGCCTGCCTCTCCGCCGCCTAG
- the THAP7 gene encoding THAP domain-containing protein 7 isoform X2 codes for MPRHCSAAGCCTRDTRETRNRGISFHSGYHRLKEGAVPTIFESFSKLRRTTKTKGHSYPPGPSDVSRLRRCRKRCSEGHGPTTPFSPPPPADVACFPVEEASAPAALPASPTGRLEAGLSSPFSDLLGPLGAQADEAGCSAQPSPEREPERQPSPLEPRPVSPSAYMLRLPPPAGAYIQNEHSYQVGSALLWKRRAEAALDALDKAQRQLQACKRREQRLRLRLNKLQQERAREKRAQADARQTLKEHVQDFAMQLSNSMA; via the exons ATGCCGCGTCACTGCTCCGCCGCCGGCTGCTGCACAAGGGACACGCGCGAGACGCGCAACCGCGGCATCTCTTTCCACAG CGGGTATCACAGGCTGAAGGAGGGGGCAGTTCCCACAATATTTGAGTCCTTCTCCAAGTTACGCCGGACAACCAAGACCAAGGGGCACAGTTACCCACCTGGCCCCTCCGACGTCAGCCGGCTCCGGCGATGCAGGAAGCG ctGCTCTGAGGGCCATGGGCCCACGACTCCATTTTCTCCACCACCACCTGCTGATGTCGCCTGCTTTCCTGTGGAAGAGGCCTCAGCACCTGCTGCTTTGCCTGCCTCCCCCACTGGGAGACTGGAGGCTGGCCTCAGCAGCCCCTTCTCAGACCTCTTGGGGCCCTTGGGTGCCCAGGCAGAtgaagcaggctgcagtgcccAGCCCTCGCCGGAGCGGGAGCCAGAGCGGCAGCCATCCCCCCTTGAGCCACGGCCTGTCTCCCCCTCAGCCTACATGCTTCGTCTCCCACCCCCAGCCGGAGCGTATATCCAGAATGAGCACAGCTACCAGGTGGGCAGTGCCCTGCTCTGGAAACGGCGGGCTGAGGCCGCACTTGATGCCCTGGACAAGGCCCAGCGCCAGCTGCAGGCTTGCAAGCGGCGAGAgcagcggctgcggctgcggctgaaCAAGCTGCAGCAAGAGCGGGCACGGGAGAAGCGGGCACAGGCAGATGCCCGCCAGACTCTGAAGGAGCATGTGCAGGACTTTGCCATGCAGCTGAGCAACAGCATGGCTTGA
- the LOC131490494 gene encoding tubulin alpha-3 chain has product MRECISIHVGQAGVQIGNACWELYCLEHGIQPDGQMPSDKTIGGGDDSFNTFFSETGAGKHVPRAVFVDLEPTVVDEVRTGTYRQLFHPEQLITGKEDAANNYARGHYTIGREIVDLVLDRIRKLADLCTGLQGFLIFHSFGGGTGSGFASLLMERLSVDYGKKSKLEFAIYPAPQVSTAVVEPYNSILTTHTTLEHSDCAFMVDNEAIYDICRRNLDIERPTYTNLNRLIGQIVSSITASLRFDGALNVDLTEFQTNLVPYPRIHFPLATYAPVISAEKAYHEQLSVAEITNACFEPANQMVKCDPRHGKYMACCMLYRGDVVPKDVNAAIATIKTKRTIQFVDWCPTGFKVGINYQPPTVVPGGDLARVQRAVCMLSNTTAIAEAWARLDHKFDLMYAKRAFVHWYVGEGMEEGEFSEAREDLAALEKDYEEVGVDSVEAEAEEGEEY; this is encoded by the exons ATG CGCGAGTGCATCTCTATCCACGTGGGGCAGGCAGGTGTCCAGATCGGCAATGCCTGCTGGGAACTGTACTGCCTTGAACATGGAATTCAGCCCGATGGTCAGATGCCAAGTGACAAAACCATCGGTGGTGGGGATGACTCGTTCAACACGTTCTTCAGCGAGACTGGGGCTGGCAAGCATGTGCCCAGAGCGGTGTTTGTGGACCTGGAGCCCACCGTGGTCG ATGAAGTGCGCACAGGGACCTACAGGCAGCTCTTCCACCCAGAGCAGCTGATCACCGGGAAGGAGGACGCAGCCAACAATTACGCCAGAGGCCATTATACCATCGGCAGGGAGATCGTCGACCTGGTCCTGGACCGGATCCGAAAACTG GCGGATCTGTGCACGGGGCTGCAGGGCTTCCTCATCTTCCACAGTTTCGGGGGCGGCACCGGCTCTGGGTTTGCGTCCCTGCTCATGGAGCGGCTGTCGGTGGACTACGGCAAGAAGTCCAAGCTGGAGTTTGCCATCTACCCGGCCCCCCAGGTGTCCACGGCCGTGGTGGAGCCCTACAACTCCATCCTGACCACCCACACGACCCTGGAGCATTCTGACTGTGCCTTCATGGTGGACAACGAAGCCATCTACGACATATGCCGGCGCAACCTGGATATCGAGCGGCCCACGTACACCAACCTTAATCGTCTGATCGGGCAGATCGTGTCCTCCATCACGGCCTCCCTGCGGTTCGATGGGGCCCTGAACGTGGACTTGACGGAATTCCAGACCAACCTGGTCCCCTACCCCCGCATCCACTTCCCCCTGGCCACCTACGCCCCGGTCATCTCAGCGGAGAAGGCGTACCACGAGCAGCTGTCTGTGGCCGAGATCACCAATGCCTGTTTTGAGCCGGCTAACCAGATGGTCAAGTGTGACCCTCGGCACGGCAAGTATATGGCCTGCTGCATGTTGTACAGGGGGGACGTGGTCCCGAAAGATGTCAACGCAGCCATCGCCACCATCAAGACCAAGCGCACCATCCAGTTTGTGGATTGGTGCCCAACTGGATTTAAG GTGGGCATCAACTACCAACCCCCGACTGTCGTTCCCGGAGGGGACCTGGCCAGGGTGCAGCGGGCCGTGTGCATGCTGAGCAACACTACCGCCATTGCCGAGGCCTGGGCCCGCCTAGACCATAAGTTTGACCTCATGTATGCAAAGCGAGCCTTTGTGCACTGGTACGTGGGGGAAGGCATGGAGGAAGGGGAGTTCTCCGAGGCCCGGGAGGACCTGGCAGCTCTGGAGAAAGATTATGAAGAGGTGGGTGTGGATTCTGTGGAAGCAGAGGCTGAAGAAGGGGAAGAATACTGA
- the THAP7 gene encoding THAP domain-containing protein 7 isoform X1 yields the protein MPRHCSAAGCCTRDTRETRNRGISFHRLPKKDNPRRGLWLANCQRLDPSGQGLWDPASEYIYFCSKHFEENCFELVGISGYHRLKEGAVPTIFESFSKLRRTTKTKGHSYPPGPSDVSRLRRCRKRCSEGHGPTTPFSPPPPADVACFPVEEASAPAALPASPTGRLEAGLSSPFSDLLGPLGAQADEAGCSAQPSPEREPERQPSPLEPRPVSPSAYMLRLPPPAGAYIQNEHSYQVGSALLWKRRAEAALDALDKAQRQLQACKRREQRLRLRLNKLQQERAREKRAQADARQTLKEHVQDFAMQLSNSMA from the exons ATGCCGCGTCACTGCTCCGCCGCCGGCTGCTGCACAAGGGACACGCGCGAGACGCGCAACCGCGGCATCTCTTTCCACAG ACTTCCCAAGAAGGACAACCCGAGGCGAGGCTTGTGGCTGGCCAACTGCCAGCGGCTGGACCCCAGCGGCCAGGGCCTGTGGGACCCGGCTTCCGAGTACATCTACTTCTGCTCCAAGCACTTCGAGGAGAACTGCTTTGAGCTGGTGGGAATCAG CGGGTATCACAGGCTGAAGGAGGGGGCAGTTCCCACAATATTTGAGTCCTTCTCCAAGTTACGCCGGACAACCAAGACCAAGGGGCACAGTTACCCACCTGGCCCCTCCGACGTCAGCCGGCTCCGGCGATGCAGGAAGCG ctGCTCTGAGGGCCATGGGCCCACGACTCCATTTTCTCCACCACCACCTGCTGATGTCGCCTGCTTTCCTGTGGAAGAGGCCTCAGCACCTGCTGCTTTGCCTGCCTCCCCCACTGGGAGACTGGAGGCTGGCCTCAGCAGCCCCTTCTCAGACCTCTTGGGGCCCTTGGGTGCCCAGGCAGAtgaagcaggctgcagtgcccAGCCCTCGCCGGAGCGGGAGCCAGAGCGGCAGCCATCCCCCCTTGAGCCACGGCCTGTCTCCCCCTCAGCCTACATGCTTCGTCTCCCACCCCCAGCCGGAGCGTATATCCAGAATGAGCACAGCTACCAGGTGGGCAGTGCCCTGCTCTGGAAACGGCGGGCTGAGGCCGCACTTGATGCCCTGGACAAGGCCCAGCGCCAGCTGCAGGCTTGCAAGCGGCGAGAgcagcggctgcggctgcggctgaaCAAGCTGCAGCAAGAGCGGGCACGGGAGAAGCGGGCACAGGCAGATGCCCGCCAGACTCTGAAGGAGCATGTGCAGGACTTTGCCATGCAGCTGAGCAACAGCATGGCTTGA